The genomic stretch CAAGTTTTTTTGCAATAGCTAATTTTTGATCTGGAGATAATGACACACCAAGTGTTTGTTCACCATCTCGCAAGGTAGTGTCAAAAATTCTGACATTTACCATTATACTCCACTCCTTTGTAAAGCTGCAACACCAGTACGTGCAACATCAAGAATTCCAAAGGGTTTTGCCAATTCCTCAAATGCTTTGATTTGATCAGGAGTAGCAGTCAATTCTACCATTATGGAGTCTTTTTTTACATCATGAACTTTACCGCCATACGCATTTGCTAATTTGTTAATTTCCATACTATCATTAGCATTACTCAGTTTTATCTTAAAAATACTAAGTTCTCTAAAGACGGTTTTGTGCTCATCTAAATGCTCAACTTTTACGGTATCAATCATTTTATCAAGTTGTTTTACAATTTGATCAATCTGTTTTTCGTCACCATATGTGGTAATGGTCATCTTGGAATAATCAGGATTCTCAGTAGTTCCAACTGAAATACTATCAATATTGAAATTTCTTGCTCTAAAAAGATGAGTCACCTTAAACAAGATACCAGGTTTGTTTTCGACTAAAATAGAAAGAATGGCCCACATTGTCAATCACTAAGATGGTAAGATCATATCCGATAACGAAGTTCCAGGAGCTACAAATGGCAATACGTCTTCTTCAGGATCAATAGGAATGTCAATTACAGTTGCGACATTACTGCTCAAAGCAGTTTTGATTGCCTTGTCAAGTTCATCCATTGATTGAGCTCTAATTCCTTGAGCACCATATGACTCTGCAAGTTTAACGTAATCAGGACAGCTTTGCTGGTCCACGCCAATCATTCGTCTTCCATAGAAAGTTCTTTGCCATTGAGCTACCATTCCCAAGGTAGAATTATTTAAGAGAAATACAATTACTGGAATATCTTCCAACACAGCAGTTGCAAGAGAGTTTTCAGTCATACTAAAACTTCCATCACCAGCAATATCCACGACAGGAACATCAGGTTTGGCAACTTTAGCGCCAATGGCAGCAGGAAATCCCCAACCCATAGTTCCAAGACCAGTAGAGCTAAAGAACGTACCAGGTTGAATTACATCATAGAATAAAGATGCCCACATTTGGTGTTGGCCCACTTCAGTAGTAATGATAGATTCTTTTGGCAACAATTCCCGAAGTTTACGTAAAATTTTTGCAGCACCCATTTCACCAGGATGTATTTTCAAATTTTCTTTCCAGTAAGATTTTGTTTCTTTAACATGTTTTAACCAAGGAGTTTCATCTGTTTTTTTAATTGCTTTTTGCAAAAGTAATTTTACCATCACTCTAAGATTTACTCTAACATCTCCAATTACAGCAATTTGAGTAGTTTGATTTTTACCAATTTCTGCAGGATCCACATCCATATGAATAATTTTTAATCTTTTTTCAAAAGCTTCAAAGGTTCCAACAGAACGGTCAGAAAATCTAGTTCCTATAGCCAATACACAATCAGCTTCTGCCATCATTTTGTTAGCTTCTGCATGTCCATGCATTCCTATAGGTCCTAATGACAAAGGATGTGTTTCTGGAAATGCACCTTTTCCTTTAAAGGTAGTTACCACTGGAAGCATTAGAGTTTCTGCAATAGCTTGTAACTCAGCAAAGGCAGAGGAAATGATTGTACCGCCACCAGCTAAGATAATGGGTTTTTCAGCATGAAGTAGCATATCAATAGCTTTTTCAACATTAACAATATCAGGATCAGCCCAAGGATGATATCCTTGAATTTTAAATTCATCAGGAAAAGTCATTTGTTCTTCATTAATCTGTACGTCTTTTGGAATGTCTATTAGCACAGGTCCGGGCCTACCAGACTCGGCAATAAAGAACCCCTTTTTTACAACTTCAGGAACTTCGCTAGCAGTTCTTGGTTGAAATGCATATTTTACAACAGGATTTGCCATTCCAATAATATCACTTTCTTGAAATGCATCTTTTCCAATCATATTTACAGGAACTTGTCCAGTTACTGCAATCATTGGAGCAGAATCAGCTTGAGCTGTTGCAATTCCAGTTAAGATATTAGTTGCACCAGGACCAGACGTAGCAAAACATACACCAGGTTTTCTACTAACTCTACCAAAGCCATCAGCCATATGGGCAGCTGATTGTTCATGTCTTACCAAAATATGTCGAATATCACATCTAGCAAATTCATCATACATTGGAAGATTTGCACCTCCCGGTAATCCAAATACTTGTTTGACGCCTTCTTTTTCCATAGCCGTCATCAAGGCTTTTGCACCAGTCATAGTTTCCATTTTATTCATTAAATCTTTCTCCATAATTTTAAGCTAGTAAATTTTGAGAGCACTATAGAACAGCAATCAGTAAATCGTTGCTAAATTTTCCAGTTAATTTTGCACTCATTGAAATCAAAAAAATAATCAACCTATAATTAATAAAGATTCTCAAAAAATAATCAGATTTTTACGCTAATTGTGCAGAAGACTTAAACTGATATTTCCTTCACTCAAAATGTACAGTTTTGAATGATAATGAAGAAATAATCAAAGTCATAGAG from Nitrosopumilus sp. encodes the following:
- the ilvN gene encoding acetolactate synthase small subunit, translated to MWAILSILVENKPGILFKVTHLFRARNFNIDSISVGTTENPDYSKMTITTYGDEKQIDQIVKQLDKMIDTVKVEHLDEHKTVFRELSIFKIKLSNANDSMEINKLANAYGGKVHDVKKDSIMVELTATPDQIKAFEELAKPFGILDVARTGVAALQRSGV
- the ilvB gene encoding biosynthetic-type acetolactate synthase large subunit; amino-acid sequence: MNKMETMTGAKALMTAMEKEGVKQVFGLPGGANLPMYDEFARCDIRHILVRHEQSAAHMADGFGRVSRKPGVCFATSGPGATNILTGIATAQADSAPMIAVTGQVPVNMIGKDAFQESDIIGMANPVVKYAFQPRTASEVPEVVKKGFFIAESGRPGPVLIDIPKDVQINEEQMTFPDEFKIQGYHPWADPDIVNVEKAIDMLLHAEKPIILAGGGTIISSAFAELQAIAETLMLPVVTTFKGKGAFPETHPLSLGPIGMHGHAEANKMMAEADCVLAIGTRFSDRSVGTFEAFEKRLKIIHMDVDPAEIGKNQTTQIAVIGDVRVNLRVMVKLLLQKAIKKTDETPWLKHVKETKSYWKENLKIHPGEMGAAKILRKLRELLPKESIITTEVGQHQMWASLFYDVIQPGTFFSSTGLGTMGWGFPAAIGAKVAKPDVPVVDIAGDGSFSMTENSLATAVLEDIPVIVFLLNNSTLGMVAQWQRTFYGRRMIGVDQQSCPDYVKLAESYGAQGIRAQSMDELDKAIKTALSSNVATVIDIPIDPEEDVLPFVAPGTSLSDMILPS